The Candidatus Cloacimonadota bacterium sequence TTCTGAAAATCTTATTAGTTAATCCTTCAGTAAGATGATATAGAGGAAGGTAATTTCTTTTTGACCAGAAATTTTCTTCTGATTTGGAACCAACAAATTCAAAATCTGGATGAAGCATACAAAGTCTATTATAATAATATTTTAATCTGCCAAGAACTATAATTTCTTTTCCTGCTTCAAACTGCTTTTCTAACCAGGGTGTGGTTTTAAACCAAATACAAGTTAGATAACCTGAACCATCTGATATTATTAGCTGAAATCTTGCACTTTTATACTTAGATATATAGCCATACGAAACAATTTTTGCTCTTACACTGGCAATATCATTAATTTTCAGGTCAACAATTCGTTTATTAGTTATCTTGTTAACATAATCTTTTGGAAAGTAAAATAGAATATCTTTTACTGTATGTATTCCTAAATGATGCAGTAG is a genomic window containing:
- a CDS encoding DNA helicase RecG, which translates into the protein MTFNLQNNIQYVKGVGPKRAKLLHHLGIHTVKDILFYFPKDYVNKITNKRIVDLKINDIASVRAKIVSYGYISKYKSARFQLIISDGSGYLTCIWFKTTPWLEKQFEAGKEIIVLGRLKYYYNRLCMLHPDFEFVGSKSEENFWSKRNYLPLYHLTEGLTNKIFR